In the genome of Nyctibius grandis isolate bNycGra1 chromosome 18, bNycGra1.pri, whole genome shotgun sequence, one region contains:
- the LOC137672020 gene encoding eosinophil peroxidase-like, which translates to MLHFSLGIKPRITLLGSIITLCLVGAMDSSLNIEDSEVLSDSSLLSSISEARQLVDTAYLQARKSLKRKLEEKVANPMDFLKHLKDPVGRTRSAIRAADYLEMTLKLLRIKLHLSGKRRFNVTDLLDRRQKEVISKGTGCDYQIHSITCPKHDIYRTITGECNNRKHSHWGSSNHAFARWLPAVYEDGVSVPRGASEGKAYNGFPLPLVRKVSNEIAHTANENVTQDQELSLVFMQWGQWVNHDIDLAPASGAGVSPELHCETDCAFKSPCFPIKFPPDDPRMLRSNTCMPFIQSASVCNPRTFIREQINAVSSFIDASTVYGSEDSVAKSLRNQTNQLGLMAVNQNFTDAGLELLPFENQTKSICVLTNESMNIPCFKAGDKRVTENLVLSALHTIFLREHNRLVKKLRKLNPHWDGEKLYQESRKIIGAINQIITYRDYLPLLLGDETSKWIPLYSGYKENVDPAVSNVFSLAFRFGHTSVQPFVSRLDDSFQPLGSFSHVPLHLTFCATWRIIMEGGIDPLIRGVLVDHAKLMKQNQLLVEELQNHLFEQTEIMGLDLAAMNMQRGRDHGLPGYNAWRRFCGLSQPQNVEEFSEVLGNSKLAKKFMELYGTPDNIDLWIGAIAEPFIPQGRVGPLLACIIGTQFRNLRDGDRFWWEKPGVFTLQQLHALRKISLSAVICDNTRIKKIPRDVLKVNRYPENFVDCHEIDRLDLSPWEDEPESGTKVSNPAHQTSTENS; encoded by the exons CTTAAAGAGAAAACTAGAGGAAAAGGTTGCCAACCCAATGGATTTCCTGAAGCACTTAAAGGACCCAGTAGGAAGAACCAGATCTGCAATCCGTGCTGCCGATTACTTGGAAATGACTTTGAAACTCCTCAGAATAAAGCTTCATCTCTCTGGGAAACGGAGATTCAATGTTACAG ACCTACTagacagaagacagaaggaGGTGATTTCCAAAGGAACTGGCTGTGACTATCAGATTCACTCCATTACATGCCCAAAGCATGACATTTACCGGACCATTACTGGAGAGTGCAACAACAG AAAGCATTCTCATTGGGGCTCCTCGAACCATGCGTTTGCTCGCTGGCTCCCAGCAGTGTATGAAGATGGAGTGTCTGTGCCCAGAGGAGCCAGTGAAGGAAAGGCGTACAATGGATTTCCACTCCCGCTG GTTCGAAAAGTGTCGAATGAAATTGCTCACACAGCCAACGAGAACGTCACTCAAGATCAAGAGCTCTCTCTCGTCTTCATGCAGTGGGGCCAGTGGGTAAACCACGACATAGACTTAGCCCCTGCCAGCGGTGCAGGAGTGAGCCCGGAGCTTCACTGCGAGACCGATTGTGCCTTCAAGTCCCCTTGCTTCCCCATTAAG TTTCCCCCCGATGACCCACGGATGCTGAGGTCAAACACTTGCATGCCGTTCATCCAGTCGGCATCCGTGTGCAACCCCAGGACGTTTATCCGTGAGCAGATCAACGCCGTCAGCTCGTTCATCGATGCCAGCACGGTGTACGGCAGCGAAGACTCCGTGGCAAAGAGTCTTAGAAATCAGACAAACCAGCTGGGTTTGATGGCTGTGAACCAGAACTTTACTGACGCGGGGCTGGAATTATTGCCCTTTGAGAACCaaacaaaaagtatttgtgTTCTCACCAACGAGAGCATGAACATCCCCTGTTTTAAAGCAG gTGACAAACGGGTAACTGAAAACCTTGTACTTTCTGCACTGCACACTATCTTTTTACGAGAACACAACCGCCTGGTTAAGAAGCTGAGGAAATTAAATCCTCACTGGGATGGAGAAAAGCTTTACCAAGAGAGTCGAAAGATCATAGGTGCCATAAACCAG atAATAACATACAGAGATTACCTCCCACTTCTGCTTGGGGATGAGACCAGCAAGTGGATCCCTTTGTACAGTGGCTACAAGGAGAATGTGGATCCTGCAGTCTCAAATGTTTTTTCCCTGGCTTTCCGATTTGGTCATACGTCAGTACAGCCTTTTGTATCCCGTTTAGATGACAGTTTTCAGCCTTTGGGTTCATTCTCCCATGTTCCTCTTCATTTGACCTTTTGTGCTACTTGGAGAATTATAATGGAAG GTGGCATTGACCCACTGATACGGGGCGTGCTCGTTGATCATGCAAAACTGATGAAACAGAATCAATTGCTTGTCGAGGAGCTCCAGAACCACCTTTTTGAACAGACAGAGATAATGGGTCTGGATCTAGCAGCCATGAACATGCAACGGGGAAGGGACCATGGCCTTCCAG GTTACAATGCCTGGAGGCGCTTCTGTGGGCTCTCCCAGCCTCAAAACGTAGAAGAATTCTCTGAGGTGCTAGGCAATTCCAAACTGGCCAAGAAGTTCATGGAGTTGTATGGGACACCGGACAATATTGACCTCTGGATTGGGGCAATCGCAGAGCCCTTTATTCCCCAGGGCAGAGTTGGACCCCTCCTGGCCTGTATCATTGGCACCCAGTTCAGGAATCTGCGTGATGGGGACAG ATTCTGGTGGGAGAAACCAGGAGTTTTCACTCTGCAGCAGTTGCATGCACTGAGAAAAATCTCACTGTCGGCGGTGATCTGTGACAACACTCGTATCAAAAAGATACCCAGGGATGTGTTGAAGGTCAACCGTTATCCTGAGAACTTTGTTGACTGCCATGAGATCGACAGACTCGACCTGTCACCCTGGGAAGATGAGCCCGAGAGTGGCACAAAAG TCTCTAATCCTGCTCATCAGACCAGCACTGAAAACTCCTAA